In Pengzhenrongella sicca, a single genomic region encodes these proteins:
- a CDS encoding LamG-like jellyroll fold domain-containing protein, whose translation MRADFPTLRRVVAAAAAASLLAAGLAVAAGPAVADTAPTDPGIPATVAADGLPTVQIDGVAWSQVIVGGTVYVAGQFTTARPAGAAAGTSTTARANLLAYDLASGELITSWAPTLNGPAYVITASPDGTRLYVGGDFTRVNGATQNRFAVLNRATGQRVTSFNPNPNAAVRAIAATASTVYFGGNFTTANGNTRNRLAAVSATTGALLSWTASAQSAQVEAMVLSPDNTRLIVAGRFERLAGVAARGSGALSTTTAAVLPWAANQVVQNYGYQAGVTSLSSDGTWVYGTGFILVAAGGTGNLEGAFAANVMTGAVRWIEDCHGDTYSVFANPGGDAIYTVGHAYFCGNIGGYPEKTGFQGYAYAQAFSKQDVMTITPGVPIVTHPSGTDWQGRRAPALLDYFPAFTPGAATGQGQAGWSVTGTADYVVYGGEFLTVNGQPQQGLVRMAVSTLSTNDLGPQGSANSLRPTATSEAAGTVQVSWPTTSDPDNERLTYQVFRDGGTTPVYETTAQSLSWQLPRISFTDTGLVEGATHTYVVVASDPFGNSLTSPSVTVTVSGGTAVLGAYAQQVLLDNPAGYWRLGEADGNAQDWTGFADSTVGAEVTRDVAGALTPADDDGAAQFAGTAASRVYGSAQATTSNRFSIEAWFRTTSTTGGKIVGFGDSRTGDSVLYDRDVLLGADGRLTFGVNPNSLRTVTTPGAYNDGAWHHVVATLSSAGQQLYVDGALRASRTDTVSSRSHSTGRQGQTFRGYWRIGGDSSAIWPEAGAPDFTGDIDEVAVYGRALTAAQVAAHFTTAGGTPTNQDPVASFASTADGLSVSVDASASADPDGSIAGYDWTFGDGGTATGVTATHAYAAAGTYTVTLTVTDSGGATATAQGDVTVTAPAVPGIAADAFGRTVDSGLGTADLGGAWATTAGATSVTGTAGRLALASAGATVSARLPGATGTSLRTQVTESWDKRPAGSGGWFLLRGRITTGGEYRLRVAHRANGVVTARLVRTTAAGVETALTPEVTVAGLTYTPGSGVVAVVEVTGTSPTTLRGKVWASTSTEPTAWNVTATDSTAALQGSGHTGLAALASSSATNVPVAVQIDDFSVTTIG comes from the coding sequence ATGCGCGCCGATTTCCCCACTCTCCGCCGTGTCGTGGCGGCCGCCGCCGCCGCAAGCCTGCTTGCCGCCGGTCTCGCCGTCGCCGCGGGCCCCGCGGTCGCGGACACCGCGCCGACCGATCCGGGGATCCCGGCCACCGTCGCCGCGGACGGGCTGCCGACCGTCCAGATCGACGGCGTGGCGTGGTCGCAGGTGATCGTGGGCGGGACGGTGTACGTCGCGGGGCAGTTCACGACGGCGCGGCCCGCTGGCGCGGCGGCCGGCACCTCGACGACGGCGCGCGCCAACCTGCTCGCCTACGACCTCGCGTCCGGGGAGCTGATCACCAGCTGGGCGCCGACCCTGAACGGGCCGGCGTATGTCATCACGGCCTCGCCCGACGGGACGCGGCTGTACGTCGGCGGCGACTTCACCCGGGTCAACGGGGCGACTCAGAACCGGTTCGCCGTGCTCAACCGCGCGACCGGCCAGCGGGTCACCAGCTTCAACCCGAACCCCAACGCCGCCGTGCGCGCGATCGCGGCGACGGCGAGCACGGTCTACTTCGGCGGGAACTTCACGACCGCGAACGGCAACACTCGCAACCGGCTCGCCGCGGTGAGCGCGACCACCGGTGCGCTGCTGTCGTGGACGGCATCGGCGCAGTCCGCCCAGGTCGAGGCGATGGTCTTGAGCCCGGACAACACGCGACTCATCGTCGCCGGGCGGTTCGAGCGCCTGGCCGGGGTCGCCGCGCGCGGCTCGGGAGCGCTGTCGACCACGACTGCCGCCGTGCTGCCGTGGGCCGCGAACCAGGTCGTGCAGAACTACGGCTACCAGGCCGGGGTGACGAGCCTGTCGTCGGACGGGACCTGGGTCTACGGCACCGGCTTCATCCTGGTGGCCGCGGGCGGGACCGGGAACCTCGAGGGCGCGTTCGCGGCGAACGTCATGACCGGCGCCGTCCGGTGGATCGAGGACTGCCACGGTGACACCTACTCGGTGTTCGCGAACCCGGGCGGCGATGCGATCTACACCGTCGGGCACGCCTACTTCTGCGGCAACATCGGCGGCTACCCCGAGAAGACCGGGTTCCAGGGCTACGCCTACGCGCAGGCCTTCTCGAAGCAGGACGTGATGACGATCACGCCCGGGGTCCCGATCGTGACCCACCCGTCCGGGACCGACTGGCAGGGCAGGCGCGCTCCCGCGCTGCTCGACTACTTCCCCGCGTTCACGCCCGGCGCGGCGACCGGCCAGGGCCAGGCGGGCTGGAGCGTCACGGGCACCGCGGACTATGTCGTGTACGGCGGGGAGTTCCTCACCGTCAACGGCCAGCCCCAGCAGGGCCTGGTCCGGATGGCCGTGAGCACGCTGTCGACCAACGACCTGGGCCCGCAGGGGTCCGCGAACTCCCTGCGGCCGACGGCGACCTCCGAGGCCGCGGGCACGGTCCAGGTCTCGTGGCCGACCACCTCGGACCCGGACAACGAGCGGCTGACCTATCAGGTGTTCCGCGACGGCGGGACGACGCCCGTGTACGAGACGACCGCGCAGTCCCTGTCCTGGCAGCTGCCCCGGATCTCGTTCACCGACACGGGCCTCGTCGAGGGAGCGACGCACACCTACGTCGTGGTCGCGAGCGATCCGTTCGGCAACTCGCTCACGTCGCCGTCCGTGACCGTGACGGTCTCCGGCGGGACGGCCGTCCTCGGCGCCTACGCGCAGCAGGTCCTGCTCGACAACCCCGCCGGGTACTGGCGCCTCGGCGAGGCCGACGGGAACGCGCAAGACTGGACCGGCTTCGCCGACTCCACCGTCGGCGCCGAGGTCACCCGCGACGTCGCCGGCGCGCTTACCCCGGCGGACGACGACGGCGCGGCCCAGTTCGCGGGCACCGCCGCGTCGCGGGTGTACGGATCGGCCCAGGCCACGACGAGCAACAGGTTCTCGATCGAGGCCTGGTTCCGGACGACGTCGACCACCGGCGGCAAGATCGTCGGCTTCGGCGACTCCAGGACGGGCGACAGCGTCCTGTACGACCGTGACGTGCTGCTCGGCGCCGACGGTCGGCTGACCTTCGGGGTGAACCCCAACTCGTTGCGAACGGTCACCACGCCCGGCGCGTACAACGACGGCGCATGGCACCACGTCGTCGCGACGCTCTCGTCCGCGGGCCAGCAGCTCTACGTCGACGGGGCGCTGCGCGCCTCGCGGACCGACACCGTCTCGTCGCGGTCCCACAGCACGGGTCGTCAGGGTCAGACCTTCCGGGGGTACTGGCGCATCGGTGGGGACTCGTCGGCGATCTGGCCCGAGGCGGGTGCGCCCGACTTCACCGGCGACATCGACGAGGTCGCGGTGTACGGCCGGGCCCTGACGGCCGCCCAGGTGGCCGCGCACTTCACCACCGCCGGCGGCACGCCGACCAACCAGGACCCGGTGGCGAGCTTCGCTTCGACGGCGGACGGCCTCTCGGTCAGCGTCGATGCGTCGGCGTCGGCGGACCCCGACGGCTCGATCGCCGGCTACGACTGGACGTTCGGGGACGGCGGCACGGCCACGGGAGTGACCGCGACGCACGCGTACGCGGCGGCGGGCACCTACACCGTGACGCTCACCGTCACGGACTCCGGCGGCGCGACGGCGACGGCGCAGGGCGACGTCACGGTGACGGCCCCGGCCGTCCCCGGCATCGCCGCCGACGCGTTCGGCCGCACGGTCGACAGCGGCCTCGGCACCGCCGACCTCGGCGGGGCCTGGGCGACCACGGCCGGCGCGACGAGCGTGACCGGCACCGCCGGCCGCCTCGCCCTCGCGTCCGCCGGTGCGACCGTGAGCGCCCGGCTGCCGGGAGCAACGGGCACCAGCCTGCGCACCCAGGTGACGGAGAGCTGGGACAAGCGCCCCGCCGGCTCCGGCGGCTGGTTCCTGCTGCGCGGGCGCATCACCACCGGGGGCGAGTACCGGCTCAGGGTCGCGCACCGGGCGAACGGCGTCGTCACCGCGCGCCTGGTGCGGACGACCGCGGCCGGGGTCGAGACCGCGCTCACGCCGGAGGTGACCGTGGCCGGCCTGACCTACACGCCGGGCTCCGGCGTCGTGGCTGTCGTCGAGGTCACGGGCACGTCGCCCACGACGCTCCGCGGGAAGGTCTGGGCCTCGACCAGCACCGAACCGACGGCGTGGAACGTCACCGCCACGGACTCGACGGCGGCGCTCCAGGGCAGCGGGCACACGGGGCTGGCGGCGCTGGCGTCGAGCTCCGCCACGAACGTTCCCGTGGCCGTTCAGATCGACGACTTCTCGGTGACGACGATCGGCTGA
- a CDS encoding oligosaccharide flippase family protein, with protein MRVQFLVILVSRGIGSLLQAAVLILLARAVPASVFGLVNAVIGIVGLVLVVTGLGMSTYVPRARALGRSADVAAALRLNTISNVVTGLALAGAIVAWTSWGGLPVGLAIIGASLALERNVDTLLGVPIADGDSRTPAVSMLLRRSVSLAALLAGMWAGLEPLWAYGAGLLLGAVAGQLHVRHVLDVDRTTGRSPTPDVLRQAWPFLVSNVTAQARTLDTAIVAATLSAASAGLYAAAAKLVQPLLLIPQTVGAVVTPHAARLEPRAARRLGLRLSAVFCASLAPIVPLMLVAEPLVVFVMGDAYAGAGPALAWSLAGLPFMALAASLGGLLQGQGAERLVAVNGTVFGLLMIPAIAAGAASAGIGGAAAGLGLSYLLRSAVLVRAVARLGSVR; from the coding sequence GTGAGGGTGCAGTTCCTCGTGATCCTCGTGTCGCGGGGGATCGGCAGCCTGTTGCAGGCGGCGGTGCTGATCCTGCTGGCCCGGGCCGTGCCGGCGAGCGTCTTCGGGCTCGTGAACGCCGTCATCGGCATCGTCGGCCTCGTGCTGGTGGTCACCGGGCTGGGCATGTCCACCTACGTGCCGCGGGCGCGCGCCTTGGGCCGGTCGGCCGACGTCGCCGCCGCCCTGCGGCTGAACACGATCTCGAACGTCGTCACCGGCCTCGCCCTCGCCGGCGCAATCGTGGCCTGGACCAGCTGGGGCGGCCTGCCGGTCGGGCTTGCGATCATCGGCGCGTCCCTGGCGCTCGAGCGCAACGTCGACACCCTCCTGGGGGTCCCGATCGCCGACGGCGACTCGCGGACCCCTGCGGTGTCGATGCTGCTGCGCCGCTCCGTGTCTCTCGCCGCGCTGCTGGCGGGGATGTGGGCGGGCCTCGAGCCGCTCTGGGCGTACGGCGCGGGGCTGCTCCTCGGCGCCGTCGCGGGCCAGCTGCACGTGCGCCACGTCCTCGACGTCGACCGGACGACGGGCCGCAGCCCGACGCCGGACGTGCTGCGGCAGGCGTGGCCGTTCCTCGTGAGCAACGTGACCGCGCAGGCCCGAACGCTCGACACCGCGATCGTGGCCGCGACGCTCAGCGCCGCGTCGGCCGGGCTGTACGCCGCGGCCGCCAAGCTCGTGCAGCCGTTGCTGCTCATCCCGCAGACCGTCGGCGCGGTCGTCACGCCGCACGCGGCGCGCCTCGAGCCGCGCGCGGCGCGCCGGCTCGGGCTCCGGCTCTCGGCCGTGTTCTGCGCGAGTCTCGCGCCGATCGTCCCGCTCATGCTGGTTGCCGAGCCCCTGGTCGTGTTCGTGATGGGCGATGCGTACGCCGGTGCGGGGCCTGCGCTCGCGTGGAGCCTCGCGGGCCTGCCCTTCATGGCGCTCGCGGCCTCCCTCGGGGGGCTGCTGCAGGGGCAGGGCGCCGAGCGGCTCGTCGCGGTCAACGGCACCGTCTTCGGGCTCCTGATGATCCCGGCCATCGCGGCCGGCGCCGCGAGCGCGGGGATCGGCGGCGCGGCCGCCGGGCTCGGGCTGTCCTACCTGCTGCGCTCGGCGGTGCTCGTCCGGGCGGTGGCCCGGCTCGGGAGCGTCCGCTAG